One stretch of Candidatus Bathyarchaeia archaeon DNA includes these proteins:
- a CDS encoding DUF120 domain-containing protein encodes MTDVQEWRQLFTLLKLAEMGAHKRTAKISTEYLAEKLGASQQTASRYLIDLERKGWIQRDITHDGCLIKIGPAGLGELQKLYSNLKFLMEAAYPPSVTLEGTVFTGLGEGAYYIGKETYLKQFIEKLGFKPFPGTLNLRLETDYDIKARTELAAYPALEVEGFKNENRTFGLVRCYPVLIDNKIKGALITALRSHYDVSVLEIIAPVCLRKQLNLKDGNKVKVEVMIVP; translated from the coding sequence ATGACTGACGTACAAGAATGGCGGCAACTCTTCACGCTCCTAAAACTGGCTGAGATGGGTGCCCATAAACGAACTGCCAAAATCAGCACCGAATACTTAGCTGAAAAACTGGGTGCCAGCCAGCAGACGGCTTCACGGTACCTGATTGATTTGGAACGAAAAGGTTGGATACAACGCGACATAACTCATGATGGGTGCCTCATAAAGATTGGTCCAGCTGGTCTTGGAGAACTTCAGAAACTTTATTCAAATTTAAAGTTCTTGATGGAGGCTGCTTATCCGCCAAGCGTAACTCTGGAAGGCACCGTATTTACTGGTCTTGGGGAAGGCGCATACTACATTGGGAAAGAGACTTACCTTAAACAGTTTATCGAGAAGTTGGGGTTTAAGCCCTTTCCGGGAACGTTGAATCTGCGGCTTGAAACAGATTACGACATTAAAGCCCGCACGGAACTGGCGGCGTATCCCGCTTTGGAGGTTGAGGGCTTTAAAAATGAGAACCGCACGTTTGGCTTAGTGCGGTGTTACCCTGTCTTAATTGATAACAAAATTAAAGGTGCCTTGATAACAGCTCTGCGTAGCCATTATGATGTTTCGGTTCTGGAAATTATCGCGCCCGTTTGCCTGCGTAAGCAACTAAACCTCAAAGACGGAAACAAAGTTAAGGTCGAAGTAATGATAGTTCCGTAA
- a CDS encoding class I SAM-dependent methyltransferase has protein sequence MKTENQTASAFLFDQISNYWTEIAQANHTEKQLCFVKNNIPPQGYVLDLCCGSGRHTLALAQTGYAMVGIDFSFRLLRIAKQKAAQTGIHVTLVRADMRFLPFTPETFASVVSLDASFGYLPSEKQDLQSLNEASRVLEHEGVLLLDVFNRERLMKRYRKRFRVDLSLFYRLLPKLPRLAVLLRWKEYPSFYLRQTHKVTRDGGKLLEMWVILDKKTKNIYLASHVTRLYEPPQLRVMLEKAGIRVCRVLGNYDMQEYQKDSKRLIFVAQK, from the coding sequence ATGAAAACAGAGAACCAAACCGCTTCTGCATTTCTTTTCGACCAAATAAGCAACTACTGGACAGAAATAGCCCAAGCCAACCACACCGAAAAACAACTCTGCTTCGTCAAAAACAACATTCCACCACAAGGCTACGTTTTGGATTTGTGCTGTGGCAGTGGCAGACACACCCTTGCACTGGCCCAAACGGGATACGCCATGGTCGGGATTGACTTCTCGTTCCGTCTGTTAAGGATTGCAAAACAGAAGGCAGCCCAAACAGGAATCCACGTGACACTTGTGAGGGCAGACATGCGGTTTTTGCCCTTTACGCCAGAAACGTTTGCATCGGTGGTTAGTTTGGATGCCAGCTTTGGATATTTGCCCTCAGAAAAGCAGGATTTACAAAGCTTAAACGAGGCTTCCAGAGTCCTTGAGCACGAGGGGGTTTTGTTGCTGGACGTTTTCAACCGTGAACGCCTCATGAAACGCTACAGGAAAAGGTTCAGAGTAGACCTGAGTTTGTTTTACAGATTGTTACCGAAGCTCCCTCGGCTTGCGGTCCTGTTGAGGTGGAAAGAGTACCCTAGTTTTTACTTGAGGCAAACTCACAAAGTCACACGTGATGGGGGAAAACTGCTGGAAATGTGGGTTATTTTGGACAAAAAAACCAAAAATATCTACCTTGCTTCCCATGTTACGCGATTGTATGAGCCGCCGCAGTTGAGGGTGATGCTGGAAAAGGCAGGCATACGGGTATGCCGTGTGTTGGGTAACTATGACATGCAAGAATACCAGAAGGACTCTAAACGATTAATCTTCGTTGCACAAAAATGA
- a CDS encoding aryl-sulfate sulfotransferase, protein MNICFRPSSRSKKPITAVFVSALIGLLLFSAIPLIFTEPLPSFTIPCRITNFGESWEGDFAFGLYQYDPANINLSVASYLVVMDSQANLLHLREWYGSSYLGEVAYVEPYTLLYQGEGGSYIHFWNFSSGEKTDFDEVAGHHDVDYNPSTDTVLTMDNYVREVNGTNYLFDRIVEYNSLGEELWSWDTYDHIPLSQQSIYNITTYDDDQLVVDFTHANSVQWLYNESIIYFNCRHTNTFYKINQTSGDLIWSCGQFGDFTLLDDQGNPVESLWFGCHDVMQVEPNVFIMFNNDFGNTTDFDNGRSAMQEITVNEQDMTAEVSWSWTAPPELYSPYWGEAARLPNGNRIGVFGTPDHQFAESEPFLVNATGAVLVEVSPESEVVKLYEFPYGWGIYRIEPLPIQLSEDQSSLIPTASVTKTPTEPSGTVAFPSTYTYAVIGAVIVVFIFIGVFLYTRTSRKR, encoded by the coding sequence GTGAACATTTGTTTCCGCCCTTCTTCGCGGTCAAAAAAACCAATCACCGCAGTTTTTGTGTCCGCTTTAATCGGGCTTCTCCTATTTTCCGCGATACCCTTAATCTTCACTGAACCCCTCCCCAGCTTCACCATACCCTGTCGCATAACCAATTTCGGCGAATCATGGGAAGGCGACTTCGCCTTTGGACTGTACCAGTATGACCCCGCAAACATCAACCTCTCGGTCGCAAGCTATCTGGTAGTGATGGATTCACAAGCTAACCTTCTTCATCTCCGCGAATGGTACGGCTCAAGCTACCTAGGCGAAGTTGCCTACGTTGAACCCTACACGCTCCTATATCAAGGCGAAGGCGGCTCATACATACACTTCTGGAATTTCTCTTCAGGTGAAAAAACGGACTTTGATGAAGTGGCGGGTCACCATGACGTCGACTACAATCCCTCAACTGATACGGTTCTTACCATGGATAATTATGTGCGGGAAGTCAACGGAACCAACTACCTGTTCGACAGAATAGTTGAGTACAACTCGTTGGGTGAGGAACTTTGGAGCTGGGACACCTACGACCATATCCCTCTTAGCCAGCAAAGCATATACAACATCACAACATATGATGATGACCAACTCGTTGTTGACTTCACCCACGCAAACTCTGTACAGTGGCTCTACAACGAAAGCATAATTTACTTCAACTGCCGCCACACCAACACCTTCTACAAAATCAACCAAACCAGCGGCGACTTAATCTGGTCATGCGGACAATTTGGCGACTTCACCTTGCTGGATGACCAAGGAAACCCCGTGGAGAGCCTTTGGTTTGGATGCCACGACGTAATGCAAGTGGAACCAAACGTTTTCATCATGTTTAACAACGATTTTGGGAACACCACTGACTTTGACAATGGACGCAGTGCAATGCAAGAAATCACCGTGAACGAACAAGACATGACAGCTGAAGTAAGTTGGAGCTGGACTGCTCCGCCAGAGCTCTACAGTCCCTATTGGGGTGAAGCTGCACGTTTGCCAAACGGAAACCGCATCGGTGTGTTCGGGACCCCTGACCATCAGTTTGCGGAGTCAGAGCCTTTTTTGGTGAATGCCACGGGGGCGGTGCTGGTTGAAGTCAGCCCTGAGAGCGAGGTCGTAAAGCTGTACGAGTTTCCTTACGGTTGGGGTATTTATCGTATTGAGCCTTTGCCTATTCAGCTATCCGAAGACCAATCCAGCCTTATCCCAACAGCCTCAGTGACCAAAACACCTACTGAACCATCTGGGACAGTTGCATTTCCAAGCACTTACACATACGCTGTGATTGGCGCGGTTATCGTGGTTTTCATTTTCATCGGCGTTTTTCTCTACACCCGGACTAGTAGAAAACGCTAA
- a CDS encoding GNAT family N-acetyltransferase: protein MKESEVQTAIVWAQKEGWNPGIHDAQCFYQADPNGFYAAKLAGEIVGTVSVVKYSEDFAFEGLLIVNPAYRGMGVGSTIQRFVAGIYGNLNLGLDGVLSMQEKYAREGFRFAHKNTRYAGIINDASSLNRCAPIHKADFAEVAAFDAEFFPALRNNFLNCWLFQSDATALLVREKESGTISGYGVIRKCVVGYKIGPLFAADLNVAHALFCELSAMAKGKTVFLDVPEPNAAAVQLAKSYRMEPVFSTVRMYTKKAPSLPLNKIYGVTSFELG from the coding sequence ATGAAAGAGAGTGAAGTACAAACCGCCATAGTTTGGGCACAAAAAGAAGGCTGGAACCCAGGCATCCACGACGCCCAATGCTTCTATCAGGCTGACCCAAACGGCTTTTACGCTGCAAAACTTGCAGGAGAAATCGTGGGAACCGTTTCGGTAGTGAAGTACTCGGAGGATTTTGCTTTTGAAGGGCTTCTTATCGTGAACCCTGCGTACCGCGGAATGGGTGTGGGCTCCACAATTCAGCGTTTTGTAGCGGGCATTTACGGTAACCTTAACCTAGGCTTAGACGGCGTCTTGTCGATGCAGGAAAAATACGCGCGAGAGGGCTTTAGGTTTGCTCACAAAAACACACGCTACGCCGGCATCATAAACGATGCTTCGTCATTGAACCGTTGCGCGCCGATTCACAAAGCGGATTTTGCTGAAGTTGCTGCTTTTGATGCCGAATTCTTTCCTGCCCTACGCAACAATTTCCTTAACTGCTGGCTATTCCAAAGCGATGCAACCGCTCTTTTGGTTCGCGAAAAGGAGTCAGGCACCATTTCTGGTTATGGCGTAATCCGTAAATGCGTGGTTGGTTACAAAATTGGTCCCTTGTTTGCTGCTGACTTAAACGTGGCGCATGCCCTTTTTTGTGAGTTGTCGGCGATGGCGAAGGGCAAGACGGTGTTTTTGGATGTGCCTGAACCAAACGCCGCCGCAGTTCAGCTTGCGAAGTCGTATCGGATGGAGCCCGTTTTTAGCACGGTACGCATGTACACAAAGAAGGCGCCCTCCTTGCCTTTGAATAAGATCTATGGAGTAACCTCCTTTGAGCTAGGCTAA
- a CDS encoding NADH-quinone oxidoreductase subunit N produces the protein MVSVFDVAFPIVTLVAFALLTIPAFRLIRKTNHVSALTLVWFGLVFSVAFAAVANLALEYYKIPLDQSFVNIPLANTTSASSSLASTFMIDGISIYMTIIMVAVSAVVILYSVFYIDPAKRPSERYFAIMLLLVAALIGAVCAGDLLTLFIFWEAAAAGSSFLMLYKKNRNSLNATLKYIVMIVIASAFIVFGISLVYGITGTLNFWAVKAALEVLADKSLLILAFIFIAAGYAIEAAIVPFHFWLPDAYNAAPSSSSAFLSALVDQGSYYVLIRVLIFILTPTAVLDWRLMLAFMAAFTMIVGNMFALIQNNVKMLIGNICVADVGYNLVAMTSVVPGAAGVLTLGLQGNLYFFLIGGITTALSFMTVGVMNHYGFKTLQDFAGIGRRMPYASFALLIAALSFAGVPPLGGFIAKYLVFTSAIEANFTWLAVIGVLMSVLQTAYLFRLINVMYAKEPADEGRIKEPVKLLIPIFILVGAIIILGLFPSIVLDPIQHAVNQFPFLP, from the coding sequence ATGGTCAGCGTCTTCGACGTCGCCTTTCCTATCGTGACCCTTGTTGCCTTTGCACTCCTAACAATCCCTGCTTTTAGGCTTATTCGAAAAACTAATCATGTATCCGCGTTAACCCTAGTCTGGTTCGGGCTAGTCTTCTCGGTAGCGTTTGCTGCAGTAGCGAATCTCGCATTAGAATATTACAAGATCCCTCTGGACCAATCTTTTGTCAACATACCCTTGGCAAACACTACATCAGCGTCGTCATCACTTGCAAGTACCTTCATGATTGACGGCATATCCATCTACATGACCATAATCATGGTCGCCGTAAGCGCAGTGGTTATCCTCTACAGCGTCTTCTATATAGACCCCGCCAAGAGACCTTCAGAACGATATTTTGCCATAATGCTTCTCCTGGTCGCCGCTCTAATTGGCGCAGTCTGCGCTGGCGACTTACTGACGCTGTTCATCTTCTGGGAAGCCGCAGCCGCAGGCTCAAGCTTTCTGATGCTTTACAAAAAGAACCGCAACAGCCTCAACGCCACCCTCAAATACATCGTCATGATTGTTATCGCCTCGGCGTTCATTGTTTTTGGCATATCTCTGGTTTACGGAATCACTGGAACCCTGAACTTTTGGGCAGTTAAAGCCGCCTTAGAAGTGCTGGCTGACAAATCCCTCTTGATACTTGCCTTTATCTTCATAGCTGCTGGCTACGCAATTGAAGCAGCAATCGTGCCCTTCCACTTCTGGCTTCCAGACGCATACAACGCCGCGCCTTCCTCTTCATCGGCTTTCCTCTCCGCGCTCGTTGACCAAGGCAGCTACTACGTGCTGATCCGAGTGCTGATATTCATCTTAACGCCCACCGCGGTTCTCGACTGGCGTCTGATGCTTGCCTTCATGGCGGCATTCACCATGATTGTAGGCAACATGTTCGCGCTAATCCAAAACAACGTCAAAATGCTCATCGGAAACATCTGTGTTGCCGACGTCGGATACAACTTGGTTGCCATGACCAGTGTAGTCCCTGGCGCGGCAGGCGTTTTGACTCTTGGATTGCAGGGGAACTTGTACTTCTTCCTCATCGGCGGAATCACTACAGCGCTGAGTTTCATGACTGTAGGTGTAATGAACCACTATGGCTTTAAGACCCTCCAGGACTTTGCCGGCATAGGCAGAAGAATGCCGTATGCAAGCTTTGCCTTGCTGATTGCGGCGCTATCTTTTGCTGGTGTTCCTCCTCTGGGTGGCTTCATAGCAAAGTATCTAGTGTTCACCTCCGCAATTGAAGCCAACTTCACATGGCTAGCTGTGATTGGTGTGCTGATGAGTGTACTGCAAACAGCTTACCTGTTCCGCTTAATCAACGTCATGTACGCCAAGGAACCTGCTGATGAAGGACGAATCAAAGAACCCGTCAAGCTGTTGATTCCGATATTCATCCTTGTCGGTGCCATAATCATCTTGGGTCTGTTCCCCTCAATAGTGCTTGACCCAATCCAGCACGCCGTCAACCAATTCCCCTTCCTCCCATAA
- a CDS encoding NuoM family protein, whose translation MPYSLLLVFLLPVLAVPFVYFSAKKSPKLAGTIVGSVALVNIGLILSEVPTVISNSIYTESYSWIPVLNAHFSLFLDGISASIAIITLVLIVAVAIFSIKYLEGKKNLPVYYSLLSLLSVGLVGVFITSNLLLFYFCWELMLVPAYFIIGGWGYRDSYRAAFKLFIFTHAGAVFVLLGIGALFITTGQSDMFAVQTALLNPEYLEMARWVLLALTAGFAVKMAVVPVHMWLPDAHSEAPATMSALLSGVIISAGAYAILRLSLCTVLPGIYLNDAAFITSFLHGLAIFGVITAFFGAFIAVVETDIKRIIAYSSIAHMGYVMFGLSLFPPAIALSLTQAAGSTTQAAVTLTGIVVASVAVLGTVLHILNHAVSKGLFFLSAGSVMHQTEERDIRKMGGLASKMPFTGASSIIAALSIAGSPPFACFWSEFFIFVGAFEIISTDGFYTIPTVFMLLATVLSLAYSLRFVNKVFLGRSKTENGFTSAAKKIRDVPNSMKLAMIILVAFVIVLGVYPAFFINLIKGVALI comes from the coding sequence ATGCCATACAGCCTACTGTTAGTCTTCCTTCTGCCCGTTTTAGCTGTTCCCTTTGTCTATTTTTCTGCAAAAAAATCACCTAAACTTGCTGGAACCATCGTCGGCTCAGTTGCATTAGTCAATATTGGTTTAATTCTAAGCGAAGTCCCAACCGTCATATCCAACTCCATTTACACCGAATCCTACTCTTGGATTCCCGTTTTAAACGCGCACTTCAGCCTTTTCTTAGACGGCATAAGCGCCTCCATTGCAATAATCACGCTTGTCTTGATAGTTGCTGTCGCAATTTTCAGCATAAAATACCTGGAAGGCAAGAAAAACCTCCCCGTTTACTACAGCCTACTTTCACTGCTATCCGTCGGCTTAGTTGGCGTTTTCATCACCTCAAACCTTCTCCTTTTCTACTTCTGTTGGGAGCTTATGTTGGTTCCCGCTTACTTCATCATCGGCGGCTGGGGCTACCGTGACAGCTACCGAGCAGCCTTCAAACTCTTCATATTTACCCATGCAGGCGCCGTCTTCGTGCTGCTGGGCATTGGCGCCCTCTTCATAACCACTGGACAAAGCGACATGTTCGCCGTCCAAACCGCTCTTCTCAACCCTGAATACCTTGAAATGGCACGGTGGGTTCTGCTGGCGTTGACCGCTGGGTTCGCCGTTAAAATGGCTGTTGTGCCAGTGCACATGTGGCTTCCTGACGCTCACTCTGAAGCACCCGCAACCATGTCTGCTCTTCTCAGCGGAGTCATCATTAGCGCAGGCGCCTACGCCATCCTACGTTTGTCTCTATGTACTGTATTACCTGGCATTTACCTAAATGATGCCGCGTTTATCACGTCGTTCCTCCATGGCTTGGCTATCTTTGGTGTTATCACCGCCTTCTTTGGCGCCTTCATAGCTGTCGTAGAAACCGACATAAAACGGATAATCGCTTACTCCAGCATCGCCCACATGGGCTACGTTATGTTTGGGCTTTCTCTGTTCCCGCCTGCAATAGCATTAAGCTTGACGCAGGCAGCAGGTTCAACAACACAAGCAGCAGTAACCCTAACAGGCATCGTTGTAGCCAGCGTCGCAGTTCTAGGCACCGTGCTTCACATCCTAAACCATGCAGTAAGCAAAGGACTCTTCTTCCTCTCTGCAGGTTCAGTCATGCATCAAACCGAAGAACGTGACATACGAAAAATGGGTGGTCTTGCAAGTAAAATGCCCTTTACAGGTGCCTCATCAATTATTGCAGCCTTAAGCATCGCAGGTTCACCACCCTTCGCCTGCTTCTGGAGCGAATTCTTCATATTTGTAGGCGCATTCGAAATCATCAGCACAGACGGCTTTTACACAATCCCAACCGTCTTCATGCTCCTCGCAACAGTTCTTTCCCTTGCATATTCTCTGCGGTTCGTAAACAAAGTTTTCCTTGGGCGCTCAAAGACAGAAAACGGCTTTACTTCAGCGGCAAAGAAAATCAGGGATGTACCTAACTCGATGAAGTTGGCTATGATAATCTTGGTGGCTTTCGTGATAGTTCTTGGCGTCTACCCCGCATTCTTTATAAACCTGATTAAAGGTGTAGCATTAATTTAA
- a CDS encoding NuoM family protein encodes MAFPVLLTVLLLPALAIPFIYLAGKKSAKAAAILLSLVAVATLGLILTTVPTILSEGSATESYTWIPVLNSEFTLSVDGISISMAIITMVLMLTAAIYSINYMAGKKNLPLYYALLSLLFVGLVGVFITSNLLFFYFCWELMLVPAYFIIGGWGYKDSYKNSFKFFVFTHAGAVFVLLGIGAIFMVTNSVDFSTVATQILSADPGIVRWILIAVTAGFAVKMAIFPVHMWLPDAYAEAPAPMSALLGGVLTSAGAYAIVRISIEMLFPAVAGTTFGIDFLQVLAILGVISAFFGSFVALAETDIKRVIAYSSISHMGYILFGVSLIPLAATSVGAVAQNTALTGTVLHIITHGLSKGLFFLAAGAVMHVLTIRNINDMGGLAGKMPVTGTSSTIAALSLAGAPPFACFISEFFIFLGAFQVIQSGWTFFIIPTALMLVATIFSLAYALRFTTKVFLGPPKNPEVLANPKKKFEVPRYMQLAMVILVVLVVVVGIYPSFFVNLINTALAGFL; translated from the coding sequence ATGGCATTTCCTGTTCTGTTAACTGTTTTGCTGCTTCCAGCTTTAGCGATTCCCTTCATTTACCTTGCAGGGAAAAAATCCGCCAAAGCCGCAGCCATACTGCTCTCCTTAGTAGCGGTTGCCACCTTAGGCTTAATCCTAACTACCGTGCCAACAATACTTAGCGAAGGCAGCGCCACCGAATCATACACGTGGATTCCTGTGCTTAACTCGGAGTTTACGCTGTCAGTTGACGGCATCAGCATATCCATGGCGATAATAACCATGGTTTTGATGCTCACCGCCGCAATATATTCGATTAACTACATGGCTGGCAAAAAGAACTTGCCTCTTTACTATGCACTGCTGTCTCTGCTGTTCGTCGGCTTAGTTGGCGTTTTCATTACGTCTAACTTGCTGTTCTTCTACTTCTGTTGGGAGCTTATGTTGGTTCCCGCTTACTTCATCATCGGCGGCTGGGGCTACAAAGACTCCTACAAGAACAGCTTCAAATTCTTCGTTTTCACCCATGCAGGCGCAGTTTTCGTACTGTTGGGTATAGGCGCAATCTTCATGGTCACCAACAGCGTAGACTTCTCCACGGTTGCAACTCAAATTCTCTCCGCTGACCCAGGCATAGTCCGATGGATACTCATCGCAGTCACTGCTGGCTTTGCTGTAAAAATGGCTATCTTCCCTGTACACATGTGGCTCCCCGACGCCTATGCTGAAGCACCCGCACCCATGTCCGCGCTTCTAGGCGGAGTCTTAACCAGCGCCGGAGCATACGCAATCGTTCGTATCTCCATTGAAATGCTCTTCCCCGCCGTAGCAGGAACCACCTTCGGAATCGACTTCCTTCAGGTTCTGGCAATCTTGGGTGTAATAAGCGCCTTCTTTGGCTCGTTTGTCGCTTTAGCAGAAACTGACATCAAACGGGTCATCGCATACTCAAGCATAAGCCACATGGGCTACATCCTCTTTGGCGTCTCACTCATCCCGCTGGCAGCAACCTCCGTTGGAGCCGTCGCACAAAACACTGCGTTAACCGGAACCGTACTGCACATAATAACTCACGGCTTAAGCAAAGGCTTGTTCTTCCTCGCAGCAGGGGCTGTGATGCATGTGCTGACCATCCGAAACATCAACGACATGGGCGGACTTGCTGGTAAAATGCCCGTCACAGGAACATCGTCAACCATCGCCGCGCTAAGCCTTGCTGGTGCCCCACCGTTTGCGTGCTTCATAAGTGAATTCTTCATCTTCCTGGGTGCGTTCCAAGTTATCCAAAGCGGCTGGACCTTCTTTATAATTCCAACCGCGCTGATGCTGGTTGCCACCATATTCTCGCTTGCATACGCATTGCGGTTCACCACAAAAGTGTTTCTTGGTCCCCCCAAGAATCCGGAAGTGCTGGCGAACCCCAAGAAGAAGTTTGAAGTGCCCCGGTACATGCAGTTGGCCATGGTGATTCTTGTGGTTCTCGTGGTTGTTGTGGGGATTTACCCGTCTTTCTTTGTAAACCTCATCAACACCGCCCTGGCTGGCTTCCTCTGA
- a CDS encoding NADH-quinone oxidoreductase subunit L: MQFSDLSSWLVWILPLISCLFVPLIGRFSAKARNAYVIVIASITAFLAFTLIPAVSSGETINLIATWIPGNINAGVYLDPLSVLFTCLIGFFGLIIAVYSLGYMKHEENLTRYYFYLLVFIGSMIGLVISDNFLQMFIFWEMVGMCSYALISFWNNRPESVKAGNKVFIMTRIGDAMLLGAIGILYASLGTLSFHGTITAITAGQLSSEALVTVAFLVLGGAVAKSAQLPLFTWLYSAMEAPTSVSALLHAATMVKAGIYLIARFILIAAPMVSVLEPLWLPTVAWIGVLTALVGATLALSTPDIKGVLAYSTVSQLGFMMAALGSSGAQAAASLGWFASLFHMMSHAFFEGLGFLLAGGIIHELGTRDMRLMGGLKKYMPITFILALIMIITTSGLPPFAAFFSKGAIITSITEESGLILTILIYATTALTFAYSLRFIRLVFLGNESEHIKKLHVHEIPKLMLAPAVVLAVACVVWGFVMPWLGTFLGLEADLSLLGAFINSETALFALILIPTGLLVYATYWKNSTIMATIRSPSNPLAKLLNHGYFVDEFYEKVVARAFMVFSKGVKGFEVVVLNVFPVVFANAVVRFAGGVHKYFDVAADQLLILIAGRSVEGASKVKTLDTIADKLLDIIARRTVRSSEKARKTPVNSLQHYLAAALVGFIMLVILIIITMGGL; encoded by the coding sequence ATGCAGTTCTCGGACCTTTCATCTTGGCTCGTCTGGATTCTTCCATTAATATCTTGTCTTTTTGTCCCGTTAATCGGCCGCTTCAGCGCAAAAGCACGAAACGCCTACGTAATCGTAATCGCGTCGATAACGGCTTTCTTGGCATTTACCCTAATACCCGCCGTTTCCTCAGGGGAAACCATAAACCTAATCGCAACCTGGATTCCTGGAAACATAAACGCAGGCGTCTACCTTGACCCCCTAAGCGTCTTATTCACCTGTCTTATCGGCTTCTTCGGCTTGATAATCGCAGTCTACTCGTTAGGTTACATGAAGCACGAAGAAAACCTAACACGATACTACTTCTATCTGCTCGTCTTCATCGGCTCCATGATCGGCTTAGTTATCAGCGACAACTTTCTGCAAATGTTCATCTTCTGGGAAATGGTGGGCATGTGCAGCTACGCCCTCATCAGCTTCTGGAATAACCGCCCCGAATCCGTCAAAGCAGGCAACAAAGTATTCATCATGACCCGCATCGGCGACGCTATGCTGCTGGGCGCCATCGGCATCCTGTACGCCAGCTTAGGAACCCTAAGTTTCCACGGCACAATCACCGCAATTACTGCTGGTCAATTGTCCTCAGAAGCTCTAGTCACTGTTGCCTTCCTCGTCTTGGGTGGGGCAGTCGCTAAATCCGCGCAGCTTCCACTGTTCACTTGGCTCTACAGCGCCATGGAAGCACCAACCTCCGTAAGCGCCCTGCTACACGCCGCCACAATGGTCAAAGCAGGCATTTACCTCATCGCACGCTTCATCCTCATCGCTGCACCCATGGTTTCTGTACTTGAACCCCTCTGGTTGCCCACTGTCGCGTGGATAGGTGTTTTGACCGCTTTGGTTGGGGCAACTTTGGCTCTATCCACACCAGACATTAAAGGTGTCCTTGCGTACTCAACTGTAAGCCAGTTGGGCTTCATGATGGCAGCTTTAGGCTCCTCGGGTGCACAAGCGGCCGCCTCCTTGGGCTGGTTTGCAAGCTTGTTCCACATGATGAGCCACGCTTTCTTCGAAGGCTTGGGTTTCCTCTTGGCAGGTGGAATCATCCACGAATTAGGCACGCGCGACATGCGGCTCATGGGTGGACTTAAAAAGTATATGCCCATAACCTTCATCTTAGCTCTAATTATGATTATCACCACAAGTGGGCTTCCACCGTTTGCGGCTTTCTTCAGCAAAGGCGCAATCATCACCAGCATAACCGAAGAAAGCGGACTCATCCTGACTATCCTAATTTACGCAACAACCGCCTTAACCTTCGCCTACAGCCTAAGATTTATCCGTCTGGTCTTCTTAGGAAACGAATCCGAACACATTAAGAAGCTCCATGTTCACGAAATCCCCAAGCTTATGCTCGCACCAGCCGTGGTTCTTGCTGTGGCTTGTGTTGTCTGGGGCTTCGTTATGCCTTGGCTGGGAACCTTCTTAGGTCTCGAAGCTGACTTAAGCCTACTTGGTGCCTTCATAAACTCGGAAACAGCACTCTTCGCCTTAATCCTAATACCCACTGGGCTACTGGTTTATGCCACATACTGGAAGAACTCCACCATAATGGCCACAATACGCAGCCCCAGCAATCCATTGGCAAAACTGCTTAACCATGGCTACTTTGTCGACGAATTCTACGAGAAAGTCGTTGCTAGAGCTTTCATGGTGTTCTCCAAAGGTGTGAAGGGCTTTGAGGTTGTTGTCTTAAACGTGTTCCCTGTTGTCTTTGCTAACGCTGTTGTCCGCTTTGCGGGAGGCGTTCACAAGTACTTTGATGTTGCCGCTGACCAACTGCTCATACTCATTGCTGGACGCTCAGTGGAGGGCGCCTCAAAAGTGAAGACCCTTGATACCATAGCGGATAAACTGCTGGACATTATCGCCCGCCGTACTGTGCGTTCTTCCGAAAAAGCCCGCAAAACCCCTGTTAACAGCTTGCAGCATTATTTGGCTGCGGCGCTTGTGGGTTTCATAATGCTTGTAATACTGATTATCATTACTATGGGAGGTCTCTAA
- a CDS encoding NADH-quinone oxidoreductase subunit NuoK, with translation MDFVILSLVMLAIGVYGLLTKRHLLKIFVSIELIATAATLNFVMLGVNNLGVSQAFLILAFSTDTAVSAVILALLVIVSRKYGTSDISKIVQPVEVEQEENSEAQA, from the coding sequence ATGGACTTTGTCATCTTATCCTTGGTCATGCTGGCAATCGGCGTTTACGGTTTGCTCACCAAACGTCATTTACTGAAAATTTTTGTTTCCATTGAGCTAATCGCCACAGCTGCCACACTAAACTTTGTGATGCTTGGCGTAAACAATTTGGGCGTAAGTCAGGCTTTTCTCATTCTGGCTTTCTCCACTGACACCGCCGTCAGCGCCGTCATTTTGGCGTTACTGGTCATTGTCTCCAGAAAATACGGCACAAGCGACATCAGCAAAATCGTTCAACCCGTCGAGGTTGAACAAGAAGAAAATAGTGAGGCACAAGCATAA